From Bacteroidota bacterium, the proteins below share one genomic window:
- the clpB gene encoding ATP-dependent chaperone ClpB, with protein sequence MNLNNFTIKSQEALQQAQQIAAGLEQQSIEPAHIFQGMLEVDENVIPFILKKIGIKPDHLQNATDTLVRSYPKVSGARQYLSDESNKLVQKAISTAKTLGDEYVSLEHLFVALLGIRDRMSGILKDAGITEKETMAAIRELRKGNKVTSASAEETYNSLSKYARNLNELARQGKLDPVIGRDEEIRRVLQILSRRTKNNPILIGEPGVGKTAIAEGLAHRIINGDVPENLKSKQIYSLDMGALVAGAKYKGEFEERLKSVVKEVISAEGEIVLFIDEIHTLVGAGGGEGAMDAANILKPALARGELRAIGATTLAEYQKYIEKDKALERRFQKVMVEEPSSEDAISILRGLKERYETHHKVRIKDEAIIAAVELSERYISDRFLPDKAIDLVDESAAKLRLEIDSVPEELDELNRKIMQLEIEREAIKREKDERKLLELNEEIANLIEARTQIRAKWESEKGVVQGIQLTKEQIEQLKLEAEQAERAGDYGKVAEIRYGRVREAEDRLHGLEKQLVALQAEKALIKEEVDAEDIAEVVSRWTGIPVSRMLQSEREKLLHLEDELHKRVIGQQEAIAALSDAVRRSRAGLQDMRRPIGSFIFLGTTGVGKTELAKALAEFLFNDENAMTRIDMSEYQERHTVSRLIGAPPGYVGYDEGGQLTEAVRRRPYSVVLLDEIEKAHPDVFNILLQVLDDGRLTDNKGRTANFKNTIIIMTSNIGSHIIQEEFEGMDEWNKDEKIASAKHKVYEVLKKSIRPEFLNRIDEVIMFQPLNRSEVRSIVELQFRQLQHLLAANDIRLEASDEAIDWLAQLGFDPQFGARPLKRVMQKKILNELSRQILAGSVSKEDTILIDLSDKHEFLFRNQGKAIEA encoded by the coding sequence ATGAATCTGAATAATTTCACCATCAAGTCACAGGAGGCTTTGCAACAGGCTCAGCAAATCGCTGCAGGTCTGGAACAACAGTCCATTGAACCGGCTCACATCTTTCAGGGAATGCTGGAAGTGGACGAAAACGTGATCCCGTTCATTCTAAAGAAAATCGGCATAAAGCCGGACCATCTTCAAAATGCTACGGATACGCTGGTTCGTTCGTACCCGAAAGTCAGTGGAGCGCGTCAATATCTTTCTGATGAAAGCAATAAGCTTGTACAGAAAGCCATTTCAACTGCCAAGACCCTGGGTGATGAGTACGTTTCCCTGGAGCACCTGTTTGTCGCGCTGCTGGGAATCCGTGATCGGATGTCTGGTATTTTGAAAGATGCGGGTATAACCGAAAAGGAGACCATGGCCGCCATTCGGGAACTTCGGAAAGGCAACAAGGTGACCTCCGCCAGTGCAGAAGAAACGTATAATTCTCTGAGTAAATACGCCCGGAACCTCAATGAATTGGCGCGTCAGGGAAAGCTTGATCCGGTCATCGGGCGGGATGAAGAGATCCGCCGAGTCTTGCAGATCCTTTCCCGACGCACGAAAAACAACCCTATCCTGATCGGCGAACCTGGTGTAGGTAAAACAGCTATTGCTGAAGGCCTCGCCCACCGGATAATCAACGGAGATGTTCCGGAGAACCTGAAGAGCAAGCAGATCTACTCGCTTGACATGGGCGCACTGGTGGCAGGCGCAAAATATAAGGGTGAATTCGAAGAACGCCTGAAGTCGGTAGTAAAAGAAGTCATCAGTGCCGAGGGAGAAATCGTCCTGTTCATCGATGAGATCCATACGCTGGTCGGAGCAGGCGGTGGCGAAGGCGCCATGGATGCCGCCAACATCCTCAAGCCTGCGCTCGCGCGCGGGGAGCTAAGAGCCATCGGAGCAACCACCCTTGCCGAATATCAGAAGTACATCGAAAAGGATAAGGCGCTGGAGCGCAGATTTCAGAAAGTGATGGTCGAGGAACCTTCCTCCGAGGACGCCATTTCGATCCTGCGCGGACTCAAAGAGCGCTATGAGACCCACCACAAAGTCCGAATCAAGGACGAGGCGATCATAGCTGCGGTGGAATTAAGCGAACGCTATATTTCCGATCGCTTCCTACCCGATAAAGCCATTGATCTTGTTGACGAATCAGCGGCCAAGCTTCGGTTGGAAATTGATTCCGTACCGGAGGAGTTGGATGAACTCAATCGCAAGATCATGCAACTGGAGATTGAGCGGGAAGCGATCAAGCGGGAAAAAGATGAGCGAAAGCTTCTGGAACTCAACGAAGAAATCGCCAACCTGATCGAGGCACGGACCCAGATCCGCGCAAAGTGGGAATCAGAGAAGGGTGTCGTTCAGGGGATCCAGTTAACCAAGGAGCAGATCGAGCAACTCAAACTGGAAGCGGAACAGGCCGAACGGGCCGGTGACTATGGCAAAGTTGCGGAAATACGTTACGGCCGAGTTCGCGAAGCGGAAGACCGTTTGCATGGTTTGGAGAAACAACTGGTAGCGCTTCAGGCGGAAAAAGCCCTGATCAAGGAAGAGGTGGATGCTGAGGATATCGCCGAAGTGGTGTCTCGTTGGACGGGTATTCCTGTTTCAAGAATGTTGCAAAGTGAACGGGAGAAATTGCTCCACCTGGAAGACGAATTGCACAAGCGAGTCATTGGACAGCAGGAGGCCATCGCTGCATTGAGCGACGCTGTGCGCCGGAGTCGTGCCGGATTGCAGGATATGCGTCGCCCGATCGGCTCCTTCATCTTTCTGGGAACCACGGGAGTTGGAAAGACGGAATTGGCGAAAGCCCTTGCCGAGTTCCTCTTCAACGATGAGAATGCCATGACACGGATCGATATGAGCGAATACCAGGAGCGACATACGGTATCGCGTCTTATCGGCGCCCCTCCCGGATACGTAGGGTATGATGAGGGCGGACAATTGACGGAAGCGGTACGCCGCCGGCCCTACTCCGTCGTCTTACTGGACGAAATCGAGAAAGCGCACCCGGATGTGTTCAACATCCTGCTCCAGGTGCTGGACGATGGACGGCTGACCGACAACAAAGGGCGCACGGCGAATTTCAAGAATACGATCATCATCATGACCTCCAATATCGGTTCGCACATCATCCAGGAAGAATTCGAAGGAATGGATGAGTGGAATAAAGATGAAAAGATCGCTTCCGCCAAGCACAAGGTCTACGAGGTACTCAAAAAGAGTATCCGCCCGGAGTTCCTGAACAGGATTGATGAGGTGATCATGTTCCAACCCCTCAACAGATCCGAAGTGCGGTCGATCGTGGAATTGCAATTCCGGCAGTTGCAGCACCTGCTGGCAGCGAATGACATACGACTTGAGGCATCCGATGAAGCGATCGACTGGCTGGCACAACTGGGATTCGATCCGCAGTTCGGCGCCCGACCGTTGAAGCGAGTCATGCAAAAAAAGATATTGAACGAGCTTTCCCGTCAGATCCTGGCCGGATCGGTGAGTAAGGAAGATACCATCCTGATCGACCTTTCCGATAAGCATGAGTTTTTGTTCCGCAACCAGGGAAAGGCGATTGAAGCCTGA
- the bshC gene encoding bacillithiol biosynthesis cysteine-adding enzyme BshC — protein sequence MNGISSIALPLEETGLFSSIFIDFIEQRQWLDHFQLPKPDLQGLLQVAQDAEWEKFDRKLLLNTLTAQYRELEESGAVISEAVKDNLEALSSPDSRTITTGQQLHPATGPLYVVFKILSTLNLCKQLNAVQQQHRFIPVFWLASEDHDLQEVRELQVAGKTYTWLTEQSGPTGRMSCKGLPEMLEQLKTDLGARPGIDKLLAEVFNAYKSEYTLSLATRKLIHEWFGKAGLLMIDPDAAALKRSFIPVMQRDITRQEAPQAAKRLEEELSTHGSLPLSIRSVNLFYLGEQFRLRIDTVPGGFRTPDERFNWTPEQLSAEIEAFPQRFSPNVVLRPLYQQSILPNVAYIGGPAEVVYWLQLRGVFQLHDIPFPVLLPRAHAVLVDNNLYEKFRRMGFAGKDWLEKPDELIARWMNARGITTEVFDQARKQTTLEMDALTGFMEATDKTLGDAGRAEKVRMLQAIDKLEEKWKKSQKRSEDQSVQVIRKVRDRIFPNGTLQERHDNILGFIGSGDLHHPMDLLELMDPLKKSLNLICY from the coding sequence ATGAACGGGATATCAAGTATCGCACTACCCCTGGAAGAAACCGGTCTGTTTTCTTCTATTTTCATTGATTTTATCGAGCAGCGTCAATGGCTTGATCATTTCCAACTGCCAAAACCGGATCTCCAGGGCCTGCTGCAGGTTGCACAGGATGCTGAATGGGAAAAGTTCGACCGCAAACTCCTGCTCAACACCCTTACAGCCCAATACCGTGAACTGGAAGAAAGCGGAGCTGTCATCTCAGAAGCAGTTAAGGACAATCTGGAAGCGCTTTCTTCACCTGACTCGCGGACGATCACGACCGGGCAGCAGTTGCACCCGGCAACGGGACCACTTTATGTAGTCTTCAAGATCCTTTCAACGTTGAATCTATGCAAGCAGTTGAATGCAGTGCAACAACAACATCGGTTTATTCCGGTTTTTTGGTTGGCTTCCGAAGACCATGACTTGCAGGAAGTCCGGGAACTTCAGGTGGCGGGAAAAACCTACACCTGGCTGACCGAACAATCCGGGCCCACCGGACGAATGTCCTGCAAGGGGCTTCCGGAAATGCTGGAACAATTGAAAACCGATCTTGGGGCCCGACCAGGAATCGATAAGTTGTTGGCTGAAGTATTCAACGCGTACAAAAGTGAATACACGCTTTCACTGGCAACCCGGAAATTGATCCACGAGTGGTTCGGCAAGGCTGGTCTCCTGATGATTGATCCGGACGCAGCGGCCTTGAAACGATCCTTCATACCGGTCATGCAACGCGATATTACCCGTCAGGAAGCACCACAGGCGGCGAAGAGACTGGAAGAGGAGTTGTCCACTCATGGTTCGCTCCCCTTATCGATTCGATCGGTCAATCTGTTCTACCTCGGTGAACAATTTCGCTTGCGCATCGACACGGTCCCCGGCGGTTTCCGTACACCCGACGAACGTTTCAACTGGACACCCGAACAGTTGAGTGCCGAAATCGAAGCCTTTCCGCAACGGTTCAGTCCGAATGTGGTCCTGAGACCCTTGTATCAACAATCGATACTCCCGAATGTAGCCTACATCGGTGGCCCCGCGGAAGTGGTCTACTGGCTTCAACTGCGTGGTGTCTTTCAGTTGCACGACATTCCATTCCCGGTGCTCCTCCCGCGTGCACATGCAGTCTTGGTGGACAACAATTTGTACGAGAAGTTCCGACGCATGGGCTTTGCCGGAAAAGACTGGCTGGAGAAGCCGGATGAATTGATTGCCCGCTGGATGAACGCTCGCGGAATCACGACTGAGGTTTTCGATCAGGCACGAAAACAAACGACGCTTGAAATGGATGCATTGACCGGATTCATGGAAGCAACGGATAAAACGTTGGGCGACGCCGGGAGAGCGGAAAAGGTCCGCATGCTGCAAGCGATCGACAAGCTGGAAGAGAAATGGAAAAAGTCACAAAAGCGGTCCGAAGACCAGTCGGTTCAGGTGATCCGGAAAGTGCGGGATAGGATCTTCCCGAATGGAACACTCCAGGAACGTCACGATAACATACTGGGTTTTATCGGCAGCGGCGATTTACATCATCCGATGGACCTATTGGAACTCATGGATCCGTTGAAAAAGAGCCTGAACCTGATCTGCTATTGA
- the guaA gene encoding glutamine-hydrolyzing GMP synthase has translation MHQTILIVDFGSQYTQLIARRVRELNVYCEIHPFHHVPALDPSIKGVILSGSPSSVRDEHAPQVDLSQWRGKVPLLGVCYGAQLLAQNNGGEVMPSRIREYGRAHLKTINHSSVLFRDIPVDSTVWMSHGDTIAKVPQSFEVVASTADVAVAAYHIRNEATFGIQFHPEVTHSEDGKTLLRNFLVDICGCKKDWTPASFVEETVEKLKQELSNDQVVLGLSGGVDSTVAAALLHRAIGKNLHCIFVDNGLLRLGEFEQVLDSYQHMGLNITGVDAKQDFYSALNGLTDPELKRKAIGRVFIEVFDREAHRISDVRWLAQGTIYPDVIESVSVKGPSATIKSHHNVGGLPEKMHLKVVEPLKTLFKDEVRKVGAQLDIDPSILNRHPFPGPGLAIRILGDITAEKVRKVQEADAIFIQLLKEHNHYKDVWQAGAILLPVQSVGVMGDERTYENAICLRAVTSVDGMTADWCHLPHTFLAKVSNEIINKVKGVNRVVYDISSKPPATIEWE, from the coding sequence ATGCACCAAACGATCCTGATCGTTGATTTCGGATCGCAATACACCCAGTTGATCGCCCGAAGGGTTCGTGAACTGAATGTATACTGCGAAATTCATCCGTTTCATCATGTACCTGCCCTTGATCCATCCATAAAGGGTGTCATTCTTTCGGGTAGCCCGTCCTCTGTTCGCGATGAGCACGCGCCGCAGGTCGACCTCAGCCAATGGAGGGGAAAAGTACCCCTCCTGGGGGTCTGTTACGGAGCCCAGTTGTTGGCGCAGAACAATGGGGGAGAGGTCATGCCGTCTCGTATCCGGGAATATGGCCGGGCTCACCTCAAAACTATTAACCACTCGTCTGTGCTCTTTCGCGATATCCCGGTCGATTCAACGGTTTGGATGTCCCACGGCGATACGATCGCCAAAGTTCCACAAAGCTTTGAAGTGGTCGCTAGCACGGCCGATGTAGCCGTTGCGGCGTATCATATCCGCAACGAAGCGACATTCGGCATTCAGTTTCATCCGGAAGTCACCCATTCCGAGGATGGTAAGACGCTGTTGCGGAATTTTCTCGTCGACATTTGCGGTTGCAAAAAGGATTGGACCCCTGCTTCCTTCGTTGAGGAGACCGTCGAAAAACTCAAGCAGGAGTTGAGCAACGACCAGGTCGTACTCGGACTATCCGGTGGTGTGGACTCTACGGTTGCTGCAGCCTTGCTCCATCGTGCCATCGGGAAAAATCTCCACTGCATTTTCGTTGATAACGGTTTGCTTCGCCTTGGTGAATTCGAACAAGTCCTGGATTCCTACCAGCATATGGGCTTGAACATTACCGGAGTGGACGCAAAGCAGGATTTTTACTCGGCGCTCAACGGTCTCACCGATCCGGAACTGAAAAGAAAAGCGATCGGCCGGGTCTTCATCGAGGTTTTTGACCGCGAAGCCCATCGAATTTCAGACGTACGGTGGCTGGCTCAGGGAACCATCTATCCAGACGTGATCGAATCCGTCAGCGTGAAAGGACCATCGGCAACGATCAAATCGCACCACAACGTAGGAGGCCTCCCTGAAAAGATGCACCTCAAGGTGGTCGAGCCCCTCAAAACACTGTTCAAGGATGAAGTCCGAAAAGTCGGAGCTCAGCTCGACATTGACCCTTCGATCCTTAACCGTCATCCGTTTCCCGGACCAGGTCTCGCCATTCGGATCTTAGGAGATATTACCGCCGAAAAGGTCCGCAAGGTCCAGGAAGCCGACGCCATCTTCATTCAATTGCTAAAGGAGCACAACCACTATAAGGACGTCTGGCAAGCCGGCGCTATCCTCTTACCAGTGCAGTCGGTTGGTGTAATGGGCGATGAGCGAACCTATGAAAATGCCATTTGCCTGCGTGCAGTTACATCCGTCGACGGAATGACGGCCGATTGGTGCCACCTGCCGCATACATTCCTTGCAAAAGTCTCCAACGAGATCATCAACAAGGTGAAGGGCGTGAACCGGGTGGTCTATGATATCAGTTCGAAACCTCCAGCAACGATCGAATGGGAATGA
- a CDS encoding ABC transporter substrate-binding protein, translated as MKSLAIGSFVFLLFCIQAVSAQNAKVNLSAKDTAEVRFLNNRKFYLYQVGKGESLFSISQKFGIPQDELQELNPELKKGLKSKMKLWIPAYSWKKKGGEKDNGKDEKASRRDAQELRVAAIAGLFLPRQDLREPDPADTTAEEEVLEEDVRNSLQFNEGVQYALEEAVATDHRWKVKLSIVDAGGDTVSLAKALTKAELKEVDAVITNLNGSQLRFLNRWCMKQKIRLLSTSVNSTEPVRNNPLAVVMLPSSLLQCNRAGTLTAKRFPGANVVLVKTALPRENERASEFRDGWKKQFEHVRFRTYDYAKLGADKLQDSLSKGKSNVIFLPSSNEDLVTAVLNKTKELKADYELKIVGLPTWMHFETIDAALMESAGVELFTSAYLQQDIPDQAGMRKSFRDRYAAEPDENALLGADAIDILLNGWKKSGADFPDELSLPNYNGRYCDYRFSKTEAGSCMENMNIRIWEFRDRKPIEVGQ; from the coding sequence TTGAAGTCCCTTGCGATCGGAAGTTTTGTCTTCCTGCTGTTTTGCATCCAGGCGGTAAGCGCACAAAATGCAAAGGTCAACCTGTCCGCAAAAGACACGGCAGAAGTCCGGTTTCTCAACAACCGGAAGTTTTATCTCTACCAGGTTGGGAAGGGTGAATCCTTGTTTTCCATCTCCCAAAAGTTCGGCATTCCCCAGGACGAGTTGCAAGAATTGAATCCTGAATTGAAGAAGGGCTTGAAGAGTAAAATGAAGCTCTGGATTCCTGCCTATTCCTGGAAGAAGAAAGGCGGAGAAAAGGATAATGGCAAGGATGAGAAAGCCAGCCGCCGGGATGCGCAGGAGTTGAGAGTCGCGGCGATCGCGGGCCTTTTTCTTCCACGTCAGGATTTGCGCGAACCGGACCCTGCAGATACAACGGCAGAGGAAGAAGTACTGGAAGAGGACGTGCGTAACAGTTTACAGTTCAATGAAGGTGTCCAGTACGCTTTGGAAGAAGCTGTCGCCACGGATCACCGCTGGAAAGTGAAATTGTCGATCGTCGATGCCGGTGGCGATACGGTTTCGCTGGCAAAAGCGTTGACCAAAGCGGAACTCAAAGAAGTTGACGCGGTCATCACGAACCTGAATGGCAGTCAACTTCGTTTCCTGAATCGTTGGTGCATGAAGCAAAAGATCCGGTTATTGTCCACTTCCGTGAACAGTACCGAACCTGTTCGAAACAATCCCTTGGCAGTAGTCATGCTTCCGTCATCGCTCTTGCAATGCAACCGCGCCGGAACACTGACCGCGAAACGCTTCCCCGGTGCCAATGTGGTACTGGTCAAGACAGCGCTCCCCAGGGAGAATGAACGTGCTTCTGAATTTCGGGATGGATGGAAGAAACAGTTCGAGCATGTCCGTTTTCGCACGTACGATTACGCAAAACTGGGCGCTGACAAGTTGCAGGACTCCTTGTCCAAGGGCAAGTCAAACGTGATCTTCCTTCCTTCCAGCAACGAGGATCTTGTCACCGCCGTTCTGAACAAGACCAAGGAACTGAAAGCCGATTACGAACTTAAGATCGTGGGTTTGCCAACCTGGATGCACTTTGAAACCATCGACGCCGCGCTCATGGAATCGGCAGGTGTTGAACTGTTCACCTCGGCATACCTTCAGCAGGATATCCCGGATCAAGCCGGAATGCGAAAATCGTTTCGCGATCGCTATGCCGCAGAACCTGATGAAAACGCGCTGCTTGGAGCGGATGCCATCGACATTCTTCTAAACGGCTGGAAAAAATCAGGAGCAGATTTTCCGGACGAATTATCACTCCCGAATTACAATGGACGTTATTGTGATTATCGGTTTAGCAAGACTGAAGCCGGCTCCTGCATGGAGAACATGAATATCCGGATATGGGAGTTTCGTGACCGAAAACCGATCGAGGTAGGCCAGTAA
- the hemF gene encoding oxygen-dependent coproporphyrinogen oxidase, whose amino-acid sequence MATDRRYIADWLMSLQDRITEGLEVADGTGRFREDNWERPGGGGGRSRVLTNGSVIEKGGVNFSAVFGSTPDFLKQQLGPEAGSEFFATGVSIVIHPNSPQVPIIHMNVRYFETGSKVRWVGGGIDLTPHYVKREDARFFHQALKATCDRFDEAYYTAFKQWADDYFFIKHRKETRGVGGIFFDHLKADDRHGFDDRIRFMQAVGETFLPTYTELIRRNAGLAFTEREKQWQLIRRGRYAEFNLVYDRGTKFGLETDGRIESILMSLPPLASWEYDFQPAAGTPEAETQALLIKGIDWIKG is encoded by the coding sequence ATGGCTACTGACCGCCGGTATATTGCCGATTGGCTAATGTCCCTTCAGGATCGCATTACCGAAGGACTTGAAGTCGCTGACGGGACCGGGCGTTTCCGGGAAGATAATTGGGAACGACCAGGCGGCGGTGGCGGAAGATCCCGGGTGCTCACCAACGGTTCGGTAATCGAAAAGGGCGGGGTCAACTTTTCAGCGGTTTTCGGGAGTACTCCTGACTTTCTTAAACAGCAGTTGGGCCCGGAGGCAGGTTCCGAGTTCTTCGCAACCGGTGTTTCCATTGTCATCCATCCGAATTCACCCCAAGTGCCGATCATCCACATGAATGTGAGGTACTTTGAAACAGGCTCAAAGGTGCGCTGGGTCGGAGGCGGGATTGACCTGACTCCGCATTATGTTAAACGGGAGGACGCCCGGTTCTTTCATCAGGCTTTGAAAGCAACCTGTGATCGCTTTGATGAAGCCTATTATACTGCATTCAAACAATGGGCCGACGATTACTTCTTCATTAAACACCGCAAGGAGACAAGAGGCGTTGGCGGGATCTTCTTTGACCATCTAAAGGCGGATGATCGACACGGGTTCGATGACCGGATCCGGTTCATGCAGGCGGTTGGAGAAACTTTTCTTCCGACCTACACGGAACTGATCAGAAGGAATGCAGGACTTGCGTTCACCGAACGCGAAAAGCAATGGCAATTGATCCGCCGCGGACGCTATGCGGAGTTCAACCTGGTGTACGATCGGGGAACGAAATTCGGGCTCGAAACCGACGGGAGGATCGAATCGATCCTGATGAGTTTACCGCCCCTGGCGTCCTGGGAATACGACTTTCAACCAGCCGCCGGAACTCCGGAAGCGGAAACCCAGGCACTTCTGATAAAAGGAATTGATTGGATCAAAGGTTGA
- a CDS encoding DUF4918 family protein: MLSERIIRFYFSLPSRLHVPNGVEVLSVYQDPEVRGFVEAFYSRYYHDERPRTLVLGINPGRLGGGMTGIPFTDPVRLSEGCGIANQLEKRTELSSDFIYRMIRHLGGPAKFFGKNLLSAVCPLGFTRAGKNINYYDDPELLDATRPFILDTLQKQFALGVNLDTVILLGEGQNAKHFLQWNRQYGFCRQVVSLPHPRFIMQYKRKALPEYLDRYAAVLA, encoded by the coding sequence ATGCTCTCCGAACGGATCATCCGGTTTTATTTTTCACTGCCGTCGCGTTTACACGTGCCGAATGGAGTCGAAGTACTTTCCGTTTATCAGGACCCGGAGGTTCGCGGATTCGTTGAGGCGTTTTACTCGCGTTACTATCACGACGAGCGACCGCGCACACTTGTTCTGGGTATCAATCCTGGCCGTCTGGGTGGCGGGATGACGGGCATTCCGTTCACCGATCCCGTAAGGCTGTCAGAAGGTTGTGGTATCGCGAATCAACTGGAGAAACGGACTGAACTCAGCAGCGATTTCATCTACCGGATGATCCGGCACCTGGGTGGACCAGCAAAGTTCTTTGGAAAAAATCTCTTAAGCGCTGTATGTCCGCTGGGGTTCACCAGGGCTGGTAAGAACATCAACTATTATGACGATCCGGAATTGCTGGATGCGACAAGGCCTTTCATACTCGATACCCTGCAAAAACAATTCGCGCTCGGCGTTAATCTGGACACGGTGATACTTCTTGGCGAAGGCCAAAATGCGAAACACTTCCTGCAATGGAATCGTCAGTACGGCTTTTGTCGGCAGGTGGTCAGTCTTCCGCATCCGAGGTTCATCATGCAATACAAGCGAAAAGCGCTTCCGGAGTATCTGGACCGTTATGCCGCTGTTTTGGCCTAG
- a CDS encoding glucosaminidase domain-containing protein, translating into MKSICCHTKLLQPAGPDTPDLCLNPDCGNYLRPTAIYSPRVWNRVLAVGFFLFLFMLTMDDRSTANRATELTSSMQKMRGKTVRPLSPESLREELDHQHVICPEQVQAQILLESGNLESYLARRTNNLLGMRFPFRRKTTAIGIYLPESNLIIRGTQDELKKYRSANHYAVYENWVDCVADYKLWQEQTFRLTDRYLDFLGTYYAEDHQYADKIRNMVDRRKGS; encoded by the coding sequence ATGAAGTCGATTTGCTGTCATACCAAGTTGCTGCAACCTGCCGGTCCGGACACCCCCGATCTGTGCCTCAACCCGGATTGCGGAAACTACCTCCGCCCGACCGCTATCTATAGCCCCCGGGTCTGGAACCGCGTCCTGGCGGTTGGGTTCTTCTTGTTCCTCTTTATGCTGACCATGGATGATCGTTCTACAGCCAACCGGGCTACAGAACTCACCAGCAGCATGCAGAAAATGCGCGGAAAAACGGTTCGTCCGTTAAGCCCGGAAAGCCTGCGTGAAGAATTGGATCATCAGCATGTGATTTGTCCTGAACAAGTCCAGGCCCAGATCCTGCTCGAGTCCGGTAACCTGGAATCGTATCTGGCCCGCCGAACCAACAACCTGCTGGGCATGCGCTTCCCGTTTCGAAGAAAGACCACGGCCATCGGTATCTACCTGCCGGAATCCAACCTGATCATCCGAGGTACACAAGACGAACTGAAGAAGTATCGAAGTGCCAACCATTATGCAGTCTATGAGAACTGGGTCGATTGTGTGGCCGATTACAAGTTGTGGCAGGAACAAACCTTTCGCCTGACGGACCGTTACCTTGATTTTCTGGGTACCTATTACGCGGAAGACCATCAATACGCGGATAAGATCCGAAACATGGTGGACCGTCGAAAAGGGTCCTGA
- a CDS encoding tetratricopeptide repeat protein yields the protein MQKLLSLIVVLCLSVSYSFGQKAKLQTAINFYKVPYQQYDKAKEAIDEAVNHEQTKGMAKTWYYKGLIYSALYSSEKYGSLCNNCLVEANDAFKKAMEIEPNNEWAGEIQLNQMQLMSQVFNKGVGQFKEGKYAEALVDFEIAQAISPNDTATILNSAYAAERAGNKAKAKQYYEKLVSMNYQDDKSYAALSNLYREDGNTDKALEVLRQGRTAMPESINLMLAEINILLSTGKSQEATTALDAAIQKDPKNPSLYMALGSTFDNMANPKGADGKDKAKPAQYNDYMSRAEAAYKKGLEIQPDNYEINYNLGAMYFNQGADMANAANQLTNNAEFEKAKVKYEDKFKAAAPYLEKSLEANPRKTEDDQSLYQGTLLSLKQLYVRLNETEKYNRIKNLLEQK from the coding sequence ATGCAAAAACTGCTTTCGTTGATCGTAGTGCTTTGTTTGTCTGTAAGTTATTCCTTCGGACAAAAAGCGAAACTTCAAACGGCTATTAATTTCTACAAGGTCCCTTATCAGCAATACGATAAGGCAAAAGAGGCCATCGATGAGGCCGTCAACCATGAGCAGACCAAGGGGATGGCCAAGACCTGGTACTATAAAGGGCTGATCTATTCGGCTCTGTATTCAAGTGAGAAGTATGGTTCACTTTGCAACAATTGCCTGGTGGAAGCCAATGACGCGTTTAAAAAGGCCATGGAAATCGAGCCCAATAATGAATGGGCTGGTGAAATTCAATTGAATCAAATGCAGTTGATGAGCCAGGTCTTCAACAAAGGTGTTGGTCAGTTCAAAGAAGGCAAGTACGCGGAAGCGCTGGTGGATTTCGAGATCGCACAGGCCATCAGTCCGAACGATACCGCTACGATCCTGAATTCAGCGTATGCCGCTGAGCGGGCGGGAAATAAGGCCAAGGCGAAGCAATACTATGAAAAGCTGGTTTCCATGAATTATCAGGACGATAAGTCTTATGCCGCCTTGTCGAACCTGTACCGTGAGGATGGCAATACCGATAAGGCTTTGGAGGTTCTGCGCCAGGGACGTACCGCCATGCCGGAAAGCATCAATTTGATGCTCGCCGAGATCAACATCCTGTTATCGACCGGTAAGAGTCAGGAAGCCACCACGGCACTGGACGCGGCCATTCAAAAGGATCCCAAGAACCCGAGCCTTTATATGGCCTTGGGCAGCACGTTTGACAACATGGCCAATCCCAAAGGTGCGGATGGCAAGGACAAGGCGAAACCGGCTCAGTATAACGATTACATGAGCCGTGCTGAAGCAGCCTATAAGAAGGGTCTGGAGATCCAGCCGGACAATTACGAGATCAACTATAACCTGGGAGCCATGTACTTTAACCAGGGCGCCGATATGGCCAATGCAGCGAATCAGTTGACCAATAATGCCGAATTCGAGAAGGCGAAGGTCAAATATGAAGACAAATTCAAGGCTGCAGCGCCGTATCTGGAAAAGTCGCTCGAAGCGAATCCCCGGAAGACAGAGGATGACCAGTCCTTGTACCAAGGAACCTTGTTGTCGTTAAAACAGCTGTACGTTCGATTGAATGAGACAGAGAAGTATAACCGGATCAAGAATCTGTTGGAGCAGAAGTAG